From the genome of Arcobacter sp. F2176, one region includes:
- a CDS encoding MoaD/ThiS family protein codes for MVTIEFLGPINKKPLNLDIKNLSELSIFLKDDQDMVKWLENCAVAVNDMMVSSKDVELSSGDKVSLLPPVCGG; via the coding sequence GTGGTAACTATAGAATTTTTAGGACCAATTAACAAAAAACCACTCAATTTAGATATAAAAAATTTATCAGAATTAAGTATATTTTTAAAAGATGATCAAGATATGGTAAAGTGGCTTGAAAACTGTGCTGTTGCAGTAAATGATATGATGGTTAGTTCAAAAGATGTTGAGTTAAGTAGTGGAGATAAAGTATCTTTATTACCTCCTGTTTGTGGTGGATGA
- a CDS encoding undecaprenyl-diphosphate phosphatase — translation MQIIDSVILGIIEGFTEFLPISSTGHLIVASEFLGLEQSNINKAYEVIIQFAAILAVILNYPDKFSIKKIELWKKLILAFIPIGVVGFLFSHQVKAMFSIEIVAIMFIIGGIIFLIVEKFYDEKKSHITDVEQVTYKQALYIGIAQIFALIPGTSRAGSTIIGAMLVGLNRKASAEFSFLLAFPVMCATTGYDLLKHYKDFTDANFIVLAIGFVVAFFVAFLTIKLFLKFLQNFTFVAFGIYRIIFGVILLLIFT, via the coding sequence ATGCAAATTATTGATTCAGTTATACTAGGAATAATAGAAGGATTTACAGAATTTTTGCCTATTTCTTCTACAGGACATTTAATTGTTGCAAGTGAATTTTTGGGTTTGGAACAAAGTAATATAAACAAAGCTTACGAAGTTATAATCCAATTTGCAGCAATTTTAGCTGTAATATTAAACTACCCTGATAAATTTTCAATTAAAAAGATTGAGCTATGGAAGAAATTAATTTTGGCATTTATTCCAATTGGTGTGGTAGGTTTTCTATTTTCACACCAAGTAAAAGCTATGTTTTCTATAGAAATTGTTGCCATTATGTTTATAATAGGTGGAATTATATTTTTAATTGTAGAAAAATTTTATGATGAAAAAAAATCTCACATTACAGATGTGGAACAAGTAACTTATAAACAAGCTTTATACATAGGGATTGCACAAATTTTTGCACTGATTCCAGGAACATCAAGAGCGGGTTCTACAATTATTGGAGCTATGTTAGTTGGACTAAATAGGAAAGCTAGTGCTGAGTTCTCTTTTCTTTTAGCTTTTCCTGTTATGTGTGCAACTACTGGGTATGATTTATTAAAACACTATAAAGATTTTACTGATGCTAATTTTATAGTTTTAGCTATTGGTTTTGTTGTAGCTTTTTTTGTGGCTTTTTTAACTATTAAATTGTTTTTAAAATTTTTACAAAACTTTACTTTTGTAGCTTTTGGTATTTATAGAATTATATTTGGTGTAATTTTACTTTTGATTTTCACTTAA
- a CDS encoding MqnA/MqnD/SBP family protein: MIFAKIDYINLLPFHVYFKKNIKPAKLKAIINSKKSYPADINKKFLNRKVDAAFISSIKSKGQKSLDFGIIGKKEILSVLSIPGDYKEDHESNTSNLLAKILQCEGQVLIGDKALKYYVSHDKDDFIDLGKLWTKKHNLPFVFARLCYNKHGDYLKKVTKNFNKRAVKIPQYILKEYSQRTGISVKNIQFYLTKLDYKIEKKEKKGLNLFFKLAKEIK; this comes from the coding sequence ATGATATTTGCAAAAATCGATTATATAAATTTATTACCTTTTCATGTATATTTTAAAAAAAATATTAAACCAGCAAAATTAAAAGCAATTATTAATTCAAAAAAATCATATCCTGCTGATATTAATAAAAAATTTTTAAATAGAAAAGTTGATGCAGCTTTTATTTCTTCAATCAAATCAAAAGGTCAAAAATCACTAGACTTTGGAATAATAGGGAAAAAAGAAATACTTTCTGTTTTATCAATTCCAGGTGATTATAAAGAAGACCATGAATCAAATACTTCAAATTTACTAGCAAAAATTCTACAATGTGAAGGCCAAGTCCTTATTGGAGACAAAGCGTTAAAATATTATGTTAGCCATGATAAAGATGACTTTATAGATTTAGGTAAACTTTGGACAAAAAAACATAATTTGCCATTTGTTTTTGCAAGACTTTGTTATAACAAACATGGAGACTATTTAAAAAAAGTAACTAAAAATTTTAATAAAAGAGCAGTAAAAATTCCTCAGTATATTTTAAAAGAGTATTCACAAAGAACAGGTATCTCGGTAAAAAATATACAATTTTACCTTACAAAACTCGATTATAAAATTGAAAAAAAAGAAAAAAAAGGTTTAAATCTTTTTTTTAAACTTGCAAAAGAAATAAAATAA